The region AAAGACCCCTGCGGGACACCCCTAACTTTATTCTCTGACGTCGCGTtacttgaattttaattttgtcacgCAAAGTCATTATCGTGATATGTGTGGACTTGGATGAATATTAATACTTGAGAGGAAAGTGGACGACCACTTCTTCATAGAAACGTAGTCTCATTTTCCTCTTTGGATGTTAACATTGTAATGTTTCATTTGACGCCTGAACGGGCCTAATTCTACAGAAAATGTTATAGGAAGGAGCCCGTTTTCATTTATCTTAAggaaatacagtcagcagcagaagttgctaagcgggcgaggtgttcaaaatgatcttgacgcgactttattgttaagagattaagagcgtgtcaaggttatTAAAGACGAGGTACgagtaaggaaaaaaaaatgcataaaacATTAACAATATGTAATTCCAATAAGCATTCGACaaattaatatacttacttatttaatatttataatatttaatgagTATATACCGGTTCCCAGTTCCGACGTAGTTTTGGGCTggaccaatatttatttatttatttaaactttattgcactaaGATGTACCTACAGTTATTTTCGAACGGCAGGCTTAATCCCAAAGGGAATTCTCTACCTGTCAACCATAGACCAGacagaaacactaaaagttgGTGCAAGAAAAAACAAACGAATAATATCGCagatatttgtttttgtttaactaactaactattacggttcagcgacccaaagaggatcttggccttcTTTTTATTTAACTAATGTTCTTAAATTGGGAACAGAAAAGTTAACATTTGAATCTGGCCCATGTCTCATCTAATGTCCCATATTTACATCACTCAAATGGTCACATTTGTCGTTGTGACAACTTGATAACAACAGTGATAGTTATTTTGTCACGCGGATAACGTCATATATCATAAATCAAGTGACCAAAACAAACATAGTCCTCTATCTAATCTTCAGGTACACACATTCCCTTAAACCTCGCGTACCCAGTCGGACAGTGGTCTCCACTGAATGCTGCCCTGTCGTCCAAAGTCACTGGGGACATCGTAGTAGTTTCCTCTATACCCCACACCCACTCGTCTTTACCCATAGTACTGTTTTCTTTGTCCCCACTACCCAAAGGGTTTTCTGTTACTTCGTTTTCTATCACTGTTTTCGGTCTTTGATCTATTTGTTTTAATCCTGAATTTCTGTGATTATTATTAGGATTCTGATTTCTGTTTTGATTTGTATTGTTGCTTAGATTATTTATAAACGGAACTATACCGTTGTTGCTTCGGTTGTCTGAACTTCTGTGGTTATTCTGTGTTTCTCTGTTATAATCATCCATTGTCATTTCATCTTGTTGCCTACGGGCATTCAAAATGTTTTGATTGTATTTTTCATCTCTATTACTATTCCTACTTCTATTATTAGTGACATCTCTGTTAGAGTATTCATTGTTGATGTTAAAACTTTGACGTGGTATGTTCAAATTGCTTTGTTCACGTCTATTTTGATTACCCCGTCTATCAAAAGCCATGTTTATGTCCACGCTTCCTGTGTTATCACTAAAGCGCCCTTGACTATTGTAATTTACCGTACTATAGCCATTATCACTTAAACCTCTATTATTTTGCGCATTAAATGGTTCACGGTCGTTTAAATTCACATGAGAGTGACCTGGGTTCCTCTCCTGGAAGCCTCTGTCATTTCTATCATTAGAACTAAATTCTCTTCTATTTGGTTCAAATTGCCCATAA is a window of Cydia amplana chromosome 21, ilCydAmpl1.1, whole genome shotgun sequence DNA encoding:
- the LOC134657912 gene encoding probable cyclin-dependent serine/threonine-protein kinase DDB_G0292550, whose protein sequence is MYFVILIVLVSVSAREFSQMFNYEPRQERFERPFINPPAPPNHRNRQESVNYNRQNGHVNLNQHEQFNSDGNVRRWDANPNEDRFHENLNSQRQFHQVNNRERFSSEINERNRNENPNQGIPYGQFEPNRREFSSNDRNDRGFQERNPGHSHVNLNDREPFNAQNNRGLSDNGYSTVNYNSQGRFSDNTGSVDINMAFDRRGNQNRREQSNLNIPRQSFNINNEYSNRDVTNNRSRNSNRDEKYNQNILNARRQQDEMTMDDYNRETQNNHRSSDNRSNNGIVPFINNLSNNTNQNRNQNPNNNHRNSGLKQIDQRPKTVIENEVTENPLGSGDKENSTMGKDEWVWGIEETTTMSPVTLDDRAAFSGDHCPTGYARFKGMCVPED